CTGGACCTGGCATGAGAATCGACGTCGTCACGATCTTCCCTGCCTACCTGGATCCGCTGCGGCAATCGTTGCCGGGCAAGGCGATTGCGTCGGGCCTAATCGATTTGCGCGTGCACGACCTGCGCCGGTGGACGCACGACGTGCACCACTCGGTGGACGACGCGCCCTACGGCGGCGGCCCCGGGATGGTGATGAAGGCACCGGTGTGGGGTGAGGCGCTGGATGAAATCTGTTCCAGCGAAACACTTTTGGTTGTCCCCACCCCGGCCGGTGCGCTGTTCACCCAGGCGACCGCCCAGCGCTGGACCACCGAGACGCACCTGGTGTTCGCGTGCGGCCGCTACGAGGGCATCGACCAGCGGGTCATCGAGGACGCCGCCCGGCGGATGCGGGTCGAGGAGGTCTCGATCGGCGACTATGTGTTGCCGGGCGGCGAGTCGGCCGCACTGGTGATGATCGAGGCCGTGCTGCGGCTGCTCGACGGAGTTCTCGGCAATCCCGCGTCGCATCAACATGATTCGCACTCGCCGGGCCTGGACCGGCTGCTGGAGGGGCCGAGCTATACCCGGCCGCCGAGCTGGCGCGGGCTCGACGTTCCCGAGGTCCTGCTGTCCGGTGATCACGCGCGGATCGCCGCCTGGCGCCGGGAGGTGTCGCTGCGGCGCACCCGGGAACGCCGCCCCGACCTGGCGGACTGACGCCGCCGAGCAGACGCAAACTCGCACGCGCTGAGCCGAATTCGTGCGATTCTGCGTCTGCTCGCGCGGGAAACTCGCGCGGGAAACCTGGCGCCGGTCAGATTCGGCCGTTGGGAAACATCGTCTTGACGGCCTGGGTGATCGTCTGTCGCGCGGTGGCGTCGTCGGAGGGCTGCAGCGACTGGACCACCATGACGTAGCGGTGGTCGGCGCCGATCACGCCGGTCGACAGGTGCATCCAGTCGCTGCCGATGCAGCACATCCAGCCCTGCTTGACCGCCACCGGCTCGGCGAACAGGCCCTCGGGAATGCCGAACCGCTGCGGATAGCCGTCGATCCCGTTCGGGGTGGACCGCGCCAGGTCGTTGACGATGATCGTGGCCCGCTCCGCCGGCAGCCCGCCCGACCCGTCGAGCAGCATGTCGTAGTAGTGGACCAGGTCGGTCAGCGAGCTCGTCGTGTTCCACCAGCGTCCGTCGCTGGGCGGGGTGGTGGACGAGAGCCCGTACCGGGTGGCGACCTGGGTGATGATGGCCTCGCCACCGCCCTGACCCCAGAACTTTTCGGCGGCGCCGTCGTCGGACGACTGCAGCATGACATCCAACGCCTGGCGGTCCTCCGGGGACAGGGTGGTCTTGCCCTCGGATTCGGCCAGCAGCAGATCGTCGGCGATGAAGAGCTTGGCCACCGATGCGGTGCCGACGATCTGGGTGTTGCCGTTGGACACCAGCTCGCGCGTCTTGCGGTCGAGGACGGCGACCGACAGCGCGGCCCCGCCGGCGGCGGCGTCGTCGATCGCCCGCTGGATGCGGGCCCGGAGACCGTCGAACCCGGAGCTGGGCAGGGCCTGCGTCGGCCCCGGCATCGTGATGGTGTCCAGCAGCAGTTGCACCGTCTCCGGTTGCGTCGGCGACCGGGCGGGCGCGCCGTGTGCCGGCTTGCTGGGCACCTTCGCTTGGACCTGCGGCCCGACCAATGCCTCGTCGCATCCGGCCAACACCAGCGTCATCAGCGCGATGGCGGTGAGCACGGCGGGCGGGCGGGCGCGCATCCTGTCTCTCTTTCGGCCTTGGACGTGCACGTGCGGGCCGTCTCGCCATCCGCCCCGGGGAGTTTCGGGTTCGACTAGCGCGTTTTGGCCCCAGTCATATGTACCATCCACCAGCGCCTTCGGCCCGTCGCGAACCGCGACGTTTACCTGTGATTTTCACTGCGCGCGGGCCGTCTGGCACAATTGTGCAGTTGTCTCCACCGTGTCAGCGGGCCGGGCCGCTTCCCGCCCGCTGCGAGATACGCACTGAAGCCCGAAACCCATCGGCTTGATGACCGCCCCACGCCCGCGCGTGGGCAGCCGCCGCGAGCCGCGACCGCAAGGAAGTGTTTTCTCAAGATGAACAGGCTGGATTTCGTCGATCAGGCGTCGCTGCGCGACGACATCCCGGCCTTTAGCCCGGGTGACACCGTCAACGTCCACGTCAAGGTGATCGAGGGCGCCAAGGAGCGTATTCAGGTGTTCAAGGGCGCGGTGATCCGTCGGCAGGGCGGCGGCATCCGTGAGACGTTCACCGTGCGCAAGGAGAGCTACGGCGTCGGCGTCGAACGGACCTTCCCGGTGCATTCGCCGAACATCGACCATATCGAGGTGGTGACCCGTGGCGATGTCCGCCGCGCCAAGCTGTACTACCTGCGTGAACTCCGCGGCAAGAAGGCCAAGATCAAGGAAAAGCGCTGACCGGGTGCGCCCGTTGCGGGTCGCCCAACCGGTTAGGGGCCGATTCACTCGCCGGTTTACGGGGCCACAATCTGCGCTGGCTACGCTGATCCCGTGACCGATACCCCGGACTCGCCTGAGCCCCCGTCCGACGCTGGCCAGTCAGAGCCGAAGGTCTCTACCCGCGACCCCAGGGACACCCGGGTGCCGGCCGAGGGGTCCCCGCCGCCCGAAGAGGCCGAGCCCAAGAAGTCCGCGCTGCGCGAACTCGCGATCCTGGCGGTGATCGCGGTGGCGCTCTACTACGTCATGCTGACGTTCGTCGCGCGGCCGTACCTGATCCCGTCGGAATCCATGGAGCCCACGCTGCACGGGTGCACGGGCTGCGTTGGCGACCGCATCATGGTGGACAAGCTCACCTACCGCTTCGGCTCACCGCACCCCGGTGACGTAATCGTCTTCAAGGGGCCTCCGTCGTGGAACGCCGGATACAAGTCGATCCGCTCCAACAACACCGCGCTGCGCTGGGTGCAAAACGCGCTGTCGTTCATCGGTTTCGTGCCGCCTGACGAAAACGACCTGGTCAAGCGGGTCATCGCGGTGGGAGGGCAGACGGTGCAGTGCCGGGCCGACACTGGGTTGACGGTCGACGGCAAGCCGCTCAAGGAGCCGTACCTGAGTCCCGCCACCATGATGGCCGACCCGTCGGTGTATCCGTGCCTGGGCAGCGAGTTCGGGCCGGTCGCCGTGCCGCCGGGGCGGCTGTGGGTGATGGGTGACAACCGCACGCACTCGGCGGACTCGCGGGCCCACTGCACCAGCATCCCGGCCGACGCCCTCAAGGGCGTGTTGTGCACCGGCGATCCGATGTCGGGGACCGTGCCGGTGTCCAATGTCATCGGCAAGGCCAGGTTCATCGTGTGGCCGCCGTCGCGGTGGGGTGGTGTGGGATCGGTGAACCCCCAGCAGGGCCAGTGACCATGGTCACCACCTGGCCGCCGCGGACGGTGATCCGCAAGTCGGGGGGTCTGCGCACCCTGGAGTCGGCGCTGTACCGCAGCGGCCTGGGGCCGGTGGCCGGGGTCGACGAGGTGGGTCGCGGCGCGTGTGCGGGCCCGCTGGTGGTGGCGGCCTGTGTGCTCGGCCCGGGGCGATTGGAAAGCCTTGCGGCGCTGGATGATTCGAAGAAGCTGACCGAAAAGGCGCGGGAGAGGCTGTTCCCGTTGATCCGCCGCTACGCCCTGGCCTACCACGTGGTGTTCATCCCTTCCGAAGAGGTGGACCGGCGCGGGGTGCACGTGGCCAACATCGAGGGCATGCGCCGCGCGGTGGCCGGCCTGTCCGTGCGTCCCGGTTACGTGCTGAGCGACGGCTTCCGCGTGCCCGGCCTGCCCATGCCGTCGCTGCCGGTGGTCGGGGGAGACGGCGTGGCCGCCTGCATCGCCGCGGCCAGTGTGCTGGCGAAGGTCAGCCGCGACCGGTTGATGGTCGCGATGGACGCCGACCACCCCGGCTACGGGTTCGCCGACCACAAGGGCTACAGCACGCCGGCCCACTCCATGGCGCTGACGCGGTTGGGCCCCTGCCCCGAGCACCGCTATTCGTTCATCAACGTGCGGCGGGTGGCGACCGGGTCGGGTTCGCAGGTGGTGGCCGTGTGCGAACCGGACCCTCCGGCCGAGCGTGACGGATACCGGTGAGGAAAGATGGGACCAGGTTCCCACCCGGCGACGATGCGGGCCGCGGCGGGTAAAAAGGCCCACGGAACGCCGGGGAAAGTTGTCAGGGAAGAAGGACGTCTGAGCAGGTGAGTGGCAGATGAGTGCAGAAGATCTCGAAAAGTACGAAACCGAGATGGAGCTCTCGCTGTACCGCGAATACAAGGACATCGTCGGCCAGTTCAGCTACGTCGTGGAAACCGAGCGGCGCTTCTACCTGGCCAACAGCGTGGAGCTGATGCCGCGCAACGCCGACGGCGAGGTGTACTTCGAGCTGCGACTGTCCGACGCCTGGGTGTGGGACATGTACCGGCCGGCGCGGTTCGTCAAGCAGGTGCGGGTGGTCACGTTCAAGGACGTCAACATCGAAGAGGTCGAGAAGCCCGAGCTGCGCCTGCCGGAATAGCCCCCGAAAGACTATGCGCCCGGCGTAAGCCGATCGTCGCCGTCGGAGGGCAGTTGACCACGGTTTTCGATGATGGCCCGCGCCACCTCGGCCAGCTTGATGTTCAGGGCCTGGGAGTGGCGCCGCAGTAGGTCGAACGCCTGCTCTTCGGTCATGTCGTGCAGCAGCATCAGCATGCCGACCGCCTTGCCGATTTCGCGGTTGCTGAGCAGTCCACGGCGCAGGGTCGCGGCGTCTTCACCCTTGGTGACCGCGTTGATGGCCACGCTGGCGAACGCTGCGAGCACCGCCGCCCGTCCGGCGGCCTCGGCGTCGAACAGGTTGGGGGTGTCGCTGAACAGGTTGAGCGCGGCTCCCTTGCGCTTGTCGACCAGGAGCCGAAAGCCCATGGCACCGCGCACCGGTGTCTCCGCGACCAGGACGGACGCGAGCTTGGGCCACAGGGACGGCGTGGTCAGGTCCGTGTCGATCTGGGGGGTTTCCTCCTCGATCGCATCGATGCAGGGGCCGTCGCCGGCGCGCCGCTCCAGCTCGTCGATCTGGTAGGCGAGGCGGTCGCTCGCGCCGACGGTGACATAGCGATCGTTTGTGCGCACTAACAGGCTGGCGTGGTCACAGCCCCGGATAGCCAGGGTCGCGGCGACGCAGATGGCCGCGTACATCTCTGTGGCGTCCGAGCCTTGATAGATGATCTCGGCGAGGGCGGCGAAGACGGTCGCCGGATCGGCCTTCTCCCCGGCAGCGCCCGAACCGCCCGCGCCGGCATTCGATTCGTCTGCCATGCTGTGCCTCATTTCTCGCGGTGTCGGTGGTTTGACCCGCACGCGATCGCCGTAGATTAGCGGGCCGCCAAAACGAGCCGCACGCGCTGTTGCCCACGGCCCTTCCATCGAGAGTATCGACTCGCGAATTTCGTCACTCGCGGTTTCAGGGGGACGGAAGGACACCCTGGCGGCGCTCGCTGGGAAGGCGGTCTGACACCCGGGGAGCGCGCGGCCCGCAAGGCTGTAATTTGAGTCCGTGAGATTCGACCGCTCGGCCGCGTCCGGCGATATCCCCGCCGACTACGACGAACACGCGGTTACCGTGGTGCCCCACAAACCAGAGGCCGCGGGCGTGCGAGCGGTGCTGGTCTCGCTGCAGCGGGGGTTCGAGCAGATGGGCGCGGTGCGCACCGCGGCGGCGCTGGCCCGGCTCAACCAGCGCAACGGCTTCGACTGCCCCGGATGCGCGTGGCCCGAGGAGCACGGCGGACGCAAGCTGGCCGAGTTCTGCGAGAACGGCGCCAAGGCCGTCGCCGAAGAGGCCACCAAGCGCACCGTCACACCGGAGTTTTTCGCGCGGCACACGGTGGCCGAACTGGCGGCCAAGCCCGAGTACTGGCTGTCCCAACAGGGCCGGCTCACCCACCCGATGGTGTTGCGCCCCGGTGACGACCGCTACCGGCCGATCGGCTGGGACGACGCCTACCGGGTGATCGCCGAGCATTTGGGCGCCCTGGCGGACCCCGATGAGGCCGTGTTCTACACGTCGGGTCGCACCAGTAACGAGGCCGCGTTCTGCTACCAGCTGCTGGTCCGCTGTTTCGGCACCAACAACCTGCCCGATTGCTCCAACATGTGTCACGAGTCGTCGGGATCGGCGCTGACCGAGTCGATCGGCATCGGAAAGGGATCCGTCACCGTCGACGACGTCGCGCATGCCGACCTGATCGTCATCGCCGGACAGAATCCGGGCACCAACCATCCGCGGATGCTCTCGGTTCTGGAGAAGGCAAAAGTCAACGGCGCCAAGATCATTGCGGTGAATCCTCTGCCCGAGGCCGGGCTGATCCGTTTCAAGGACCCGCAGAAGGTGAAGGGCGTTGTGGGGCACGGTATCCCGATCGCCGACGAGTTCGTGCAGATCCGCCTGGGCGGCGACATGGCGTTGTTCGCCGGGCTGGGCAGGTTGTTGCTCGAGGCCGACGACCGCGCCCCGGGCACCGTCGTCGACCGCGCCTTCGTCGACGCGCACTGTGCCGGGTTCGACGACTACCGACGCCGGACCCTCGGCATCGACCTCGATACGGTCTTCGCCGCCACCGGCATTGGGCGCCCACAACTCGAGCGCGTCGCCGCGATGCTGATGGCGTCGCAGCGCACCGTTGTGTGCTGGGCGATGGGCCTGACGCAGCACACCCATGCGGTCGACACCATCGGCGAGGTCACCAATCTGTTGCTGCTGCGCGGCATGATCGGCAAGCCGGGCGCGGGTGTCTGCCCGGTGCGCGGGCACTCCAACGTGCAGGGCGACCGCACGATGGGCATCTGGGAGAAGATGCCCGAACGGTTCCTGGCGTCCCTGGACCGCGAGTTCGGCATCACCAGCCCGCGCAAGCACGGCTACGACACGGTGGCCGCGATCCGCGCGATGCGCGACGGGCGAGCCACCGTCTTCGTGGGCATGGGCGGCAACTTCGCGTCGGCCACCCCCGATACCGCCGTCACCGAGGCCGCGTTGCGCAATTGCGCGCTCACCGTGCAGATTTCGACCAAGCTCAACCGCAGTCACCTCGTGCACGGTTCCACCGCGCTGATCCTGCCGACGCTGGGACGCACCGACCGCGACATCCGCGGCGGGCGGAAACAGGTTGTCTCGGTCGAGGATTCGATGTCGATGGTGCACCTGTCCCGCGGCGGTCTGCACCCGCCCAGCGACCTGGTGCGCAGCGAGGTGGAAATCGTCTGCGAGCTGGCGCGCACGCTGCTCGGCGCGGCGCACCCGGTCCCGTGGGAGCGTTTCGCCGCCGACTACGACACCATCCGCGACGCGATCGCCGCGGTGGTCCCCGGCTGCGCCGACTACAACCGCAGGGTGCGGGCGCCCGACGGATTCCAGCTTCCCCATCCGCCGCGCGATGCACGCGAATTCCGCACCAGCACAGGCAGAGCCAACTTCGCGATCAACCCGCTGCGGTGGGTGCCGGTGCCGCCGGGCCGGCTGGTGCTGCAGTCGCTGCGCAGCCACGACCAGTACAACACCACGATCTACGGGCTCGACGACCGTTATCGCGGGGTGAAGGGTGGCCGTCGCGTGGTGTTCATCAACCCGGCCGACATCGAGGCGCTGGGCCTGACGGCGGGCAAGCGCGTCGATCTGGTGTCGGAGTGGACCGACGCGGAGGGCCGGCTGCAGGAGCGGCGCGCGAAAGACTTTCTGGTGGTGGCCTATTCGACGCCGGTCGGTAACGCCGCGGCCTACTACCCGGAGACCAATCCGCTGGTTCCGCTGGATCACACCGCGGACAAATCGAACACCCCGGTGTCGAAGGCGATCACGATCCGGGTGGAGCCGGCGACGTAGTGGGGAACGTCACGGCGCGCCGGCGCGCGCACCATCTCACCGCGGAGCGGGCCGTCACGCGGCCGGAGACCCTGGCCGTCGAGGAGCCGCTGGAGATCCGCGTCAACGGCGCGCCGGTCACGGTCACCATGCGCACGCCCGGCTCGGATTTCGAACTTGCACAAGGCTTTCTGCTCACCGAGGGGGTGATCTGGGGTCGCGACGACGTGCTGACCATCCGCTACTGCGGCGGGCGCGGCGAGGACGGGGCCAACACCTACAACGTTGTGGACGTGACCTTGGCGCCCGGGGTCGACCCGCCCGATCTCGACGTCACCCGCAACTTCTACACCACCTCGTCGTGCGGTGTCTGCGGCAAGGCATCGCTGGAGGCGGTGCGGCTCATCGGCCGCTTTTCGCCCGGCTCGGATCCGGCGGCCGTCGCCGCGGGCACACTCAAGGCGATGCCCGGCCAACTTCGCGCCGCGCAAAAGGTTTTCGACAGCACCGGTGGGTTGCACGCCGCCGCGCTGTTCTCGGTCGACGGCACGGCGCTCGTGGTGCGCGAGGACATCGGCAGGCACAATGCCGTCGACAAGGTCGTCGGCTGGGCGCTGGAACACGAGCGGGTGCCGCTGGGGGCCTCCGTGCTGTTGGTCAGCGGACGGGCCTCGTTCGAGCTGACGCAAAAGGCCGTCATGGCAGGGATTCCCGTGCTGGCCGCGGTGTCGGCGCCGTCGTCGCTGGCGGTCTCGCTGGCCGAGGAATCCGGGATAACGCTGGTGGCGTTCCTGCGGGAGAACTCGATGAACGTCTACACCAGGGCGGACCGGATCACGTAAGCACCGCGCTGGCGCGGTGTATACCTGGGTCGATCCGGCAGCTTTCGTTCAGCTGGTCGCGAGTTCGTCGCCCGTGACGCACCTGGAGTGGGTGTGTGGCAGCGCCAGCCGTCGGTGTAGAGCGTCACGTTGCGCTCGGCACCACGTGCACCCCGGCTTGCCGTGGCGCGACCAGGCGAACACCTGGCTGACGTCACCCGGATCGCCGCAGCCACCGACGTCACACCGGTCGCCGGCGACCGTGCGGGAGAGGATGGGGAGGTTGTAAGCCATCGCCGGCGAGCATATGCCGCGAAAGCATCGAAATATTCGTTTCCAACATCCGGCTCCCAGGCCGCCTGTGGATGGTTGCGGC
The nucleotide sequence above comes from Mycobacterium malmoense. Encoded proteins:
- the rplS gene encoding 50S ribosomal protein L19; translation: MNRLDFVDQASLRDDIPAFSPGDTVNVHVKVIEGAKERIQVFKGAVIRRQGGGIRETFTVRKESYGVGVERTFPVHSPNIDHIEVVTRGDVRRAKLYYLRELRGKKAKIKEKR
- the trmD gene encoding tRNA (guanosine(37)-N1)-methyltransferase TrmD translates to MRIDVVTIFPAYLDPLRQSLPGKAIASGLIDLRVHDLRRWTHDVHHSVDDAPYGGGPGMVMKAPVWGEALDEICSSETLLVVPTPAGALFTQATAQRWTTETHLVFACGRYEGIDQRVIEDAARRMRVEEVSIGDYVLPGGESAALVMIEAVLRLLDGVLGNPASHQHDSHSPGLDRLLEGPSYTRPPSWRGLDVPEVLLSGDHARIAAWRREVSLRRTRERRPDLAD
- a CDS encoding GAF and ANTAR domain-containing protein — translated: MADESNAGAGGSGAAGEKADPATVFAALAEIIYQGSDATEMYAAICVAATLAIRGCDHASLLVRTNDRYVTVGASDRLAYQIDELERRAGDGPCIDAIEEETPQIDTDLTTPSLWPKLASVLVAETPVRGAMGFRLLVDKRKGAALNLFSDTPNLFDAEAAGRAAVLAAFASVAINAVTKGEDAATLRRGLLSNREIGKAVGMLMLLHDMTEEQAFDLLRRHSQALNIKLAEVARAIIENRGQLPSDGDDRLTPGA
- a CDS encoding FdhF/YdeP family oxidoreductase, with protein sequence MRFDRSAASGDIPADYDEHAVTVVPHKPEAAGVRAVLVSLQRGFEQMGAVRTAAALARLNQRNGFDCPGCAWPEEHGGRKLAEFCENGAKAVAEEATKRTVTPEFFARHTVAELAAKPEYWLSQQGRLTHPMVLRPGDDRYRPIGWDDAYRVIAEHLGALADPDEAVFYTSGRTSNEAAFCYQLLVRCFGTNNLPDCSNMCHESSGSALTESIGIGKGSVTVDDVAHADLIVIAGQNPGTNHPRMLSVLEKAKVNGAKIIAVNPLPEAGLIRFKDPQKVKGVVGHGIPIADEFVQIRLGGDMALFAGLGRLLLEADDRAPGTVVDRAFVDAHCAGFDDYRRRTLGIDLDTVFAATGIGRPQLERVAAMLMASQRTVVCWAMGLTQHTHAVDTIGEVTNLLLLRGMIGKPGAGVCPVRGHSNVQGDRTMGIWEKMPERFLASLDREFGITSPRKHGYDTVAAIRAMRDGRATVFVGMGGNFASATPDTAVTEAALRNCALTVQISTKLNRSHLVHGSTALILPTLGRTDRDIRGGRKQVVSVEDSMSMVHLSRGGLHPPSDLVRSEVEIVCELARTLLGAAHPVPWERFAADYDTIRDAIAAVVPGCADYNRRVRAPDGFQLPHPPRDAREFRTSTGRANFAINPLRWVPVPPGRLVLQSLRSHDQYNTTIYGLDDRYRGVKGGRRVVFINPADIEALGLTAGKRVDLVSEWTDAEGRLQERRAKDFLVVAYSTPVGNAAAYYPETNPLVPLDHTADKSNTPVSKAITIRVEPAT
- the lepB gene encoding signal peptidase I, yielding MTDTPDSPEPPSDAGQSEPKVSTRDPRDTRVPAEGSPPPEEAEPKKSALRELAILAVIAVALYYVMLTFVARPYLIPSESMEPTLHGCTGCVGDRIMVDKLTYRFGSPHPGDVIVFKGPPSWNAGYKSIRSNNTALRWVQNALSFIGFVPPDENDLVKRVIAVGGQTVQCRADTGLTVDGKPLKEPYLSPATMMADPSVYPCLGSEFGPVAVPPGRLWVMGDNRTHSADSRAHCTSIPADALKGVLCTGDPMSGTVPVSNVIGKARFIVWPPSRWGGVGSVNPQQGQ
- the fdhD gene encoding formate dehydrogenase accessory sulfurtransferase FdhD gives rise to the protein MGNVTARRRAHHLTAERAVTRPETLAVEEPLEIRVNGAPVTVTMRTPGSDFELAQGFLLTEGVIWGRDDVLTIRYCGGRGEDGANTYNVVDVTLAPGVDPPDLDVTRNFYTTSSCGVCGKASLEAVRLIGRFSPGSDPAAVAAGTLKAMPGQLRAAQKVFDSTGGLHAAALFSVDGTALVVREDIGRHNAVDKVVGWALEHERVPLGASVLLVSGRASFELTQKAVMAGIPVLAAVSAPSSLAVSLAEESGITLVAFLRENSMNVYTRADRIT
- a CDS encoding DUF2469 domain-containing protein, which produces MSAEDLEKYETEMELSLYREYKDIVGQFSYVVETERRFYLANSVELMPRNADGEVYFELRLSDAWVWDMYRPARFVKQVRVVTFKDVNIEEVEKPELRLPE